Proteins from one Embleya scabrispora genomic window:
- a CDS encoding DUF5709 domain-containing protein produces MSDDTWDPDEDSPDTPGDDGVLGPEDTLSTDDLSYDPLDTGIVPPDRWSAAERYGNTPEESRRGESLDQLLAEEEPDIADDDAVSDEWEGGPDPRAGRLVAADEGVHEDTESEAIARDVGIDGGAAGAEEAAMHIIPEEEVP; encoded by the coding sequence ATGAGCGACGACACGTGGGACCCGGACGAGGATTCTCCGGACACTCCCGGCGACGACGGCGTCCTCGGTCCCGAGGACACGCTGTCCACCGACGACCTGTCGTACGACCCGCTCGACACCGGGATCGTGCCGCCCGATCGCTGGTCGGCGGCGGAGCGGTACGGCAATACGCCGGAGGAGTCCCGACGCGGCGAATCGCTCGACCAGCTGTTGGCCGAGGAGGAGCCGGACATCGCCGACGACGACGCGGTCTCGGACGAGTGGGAGGGCGGCCCCGATCCCAGGGCGGGCCGGCTGGTCGCGGCGGACGAGGGCGTGCACGAGGACACCGAGTCGGAGGCGATCGCCCGCGATGTCGGCATCGACGGCGGCGCGGCCGGGGCCGAGGAGGCGGCGATGCACATCATCCCGGAGGAAGAGGTCCCGTAG
- a CDS encoding nitroreductase family protein codes for MVDEPTYPTVPHRHRGVPAHEAEARSRAFHDVMAERRTVRDFSSQPIPDNVVEWAIRTAGTAPSGANVQPWRFVVLTDPERKRRLREAAEQEEREFYAHRASEEWLAALAPIGTDWHKPFLEDAPAVIVVFEVHKGPDSPRPYYTKESVGIAVGLLLASLHQAGLATLTHTPSPMRFLNEVCDRPPEERAAVVIPVGYPAEDARVPDIHRKPLEQVLVRL; via the coding sequence ATGGTCGATGAACCCACATACCCCACGGTTCCGCACCGGCACCGAGGCGTCCCCGCTCACGAGGCGGAAGCCCGCAGCCGTGCCTTCCACGACGTGATGGCCGAGCGTCGAACCGTCCGCGACTTCTCGTCCCAACCGATCCCGGACAACGTGGTCGAATGGGCGATCCGTACCGCCGGCACCGCGCCCAGCGGCGCGAACGTCCAGCCCTGGCGCTTCGTCGTGCTCACCGATCCCGAGCGCAAGCGGCGGCTGCGTGAGGCCGCCGAGCAGGAGGAGCGCGAGTTCTACGCCCATCGCGCCTCCGAGGAGTGGCTGGCGGCGCTCGCCCCCATCGGCACCGACTGGCACAAGCCGTTCCTGGAGGACGCGCCGGCGGTGATCGTGGTGTTCGAGGTGCACAAGGGACCCGACTCGCCGCGACCGTACTACACGAAGGAGTCGGTCGGCATCGCCGTCGGTCTGCTGCTCGCCTCGCTGCACCAGGCCGGGCTGGCCACGCTGACCCATACGCCGAGCCCGATGCGCTTCCTCAACGAGGTGTGCGACCGCCCGCCGGAGGAGCGCGCCGCGGTGGTCATCCCGGTCGGCTACCCGGCCGAGGACGCCCGCGTCCCCGACATCCACCGCAAGCCGTTGGAGCAGGTCCTGGTCCGCCTCTGA
- the metK gene encoding methionine adenosyltransferase yields MSRRLFTSESVTEGHPDKIADQISDSILDALLKEDPKSRVAVETLITTGQVHVAGEVTTQGYADIPTIVRERVLEIGYDSSKKGFDGASCGVSVSIGAQSADIAQGVDTAYENRVDGDEDELDRQGAGDQGLMFGYACDDTPELMPLPITLAHRLAKRLAEVRKNGTIPYLRPDGKTQVTIEYDGDRPIRLDTVVVSSQHAADIDLDSLLAPDIREYVVEPELTDLGIETKDYRLLVNPTGRFEIGGPMGDAGLTGRKIIIDTYGGMARHGGGAFSGKDPSKVDRSAAYAMRWVAKNVVAAGLARRCEVQVAYAIGKAAPVGLFVETFGTEAVPVETIQAAVGTVFDLRPAAIIRDLDLLRPIYAQTAAYGHFGRDLPDFTWERTDRVDALKAAAGL; encoded by the coding sequence GTGTCCCGCCGCCTGTTCACCTCTGAGTCCGTGACCGAAGGTCACCCGGACAAGATCGCCGACCAGATCAGCGATTCCATCCTGGACGCTCTCCTCAAGGAAGACCCCAAGAGCCGGGTCGCCGTCGAGACGCTGATCACCACCGGTCAGGTGCATGTGGCCGGAGAGGTCACGACCCAGGGCTACGCCGACATCCCCACGATCGTGCGCGAGCGCGTTCTGGAGATCGGCTACGACAGCTCGAAGAAGGGCTTCGACGGCGCCTCCTGTGGTGTTTCGGTGTCCATCGGCGCGCAGTCGGCCGACATCGCCCAGGGCGTCGACACGGCCTACGAGAACCGGGTCGACGGCGACGAGGACGAGCTGGACCGCCAGGGTGCGGGCGACCAGGGCCTGATGTTCGGCTACGCGTGCGACGACACGCCCGAGTTGATGCCGCTGCCGATCACACTCGCCCACCGGCTGGCCAAGCGCCTGGCCGAGGTGCGGAAGAACGGGACCATCCCCTACCTGCGTCCCGACGGCAAGACCCAGGTCACCATCGAGTACGACGGCGACCGTCCGATCCGCCTGGACACGGTCGTGGTCTCCTCGCAGCACGCGGCCGACATCGACCTGGACTCGCTCCTGGCGCCGGACATCCGCGAATACGTGGTCGAGCCGGAGCTGACCGACCTGGGCATCGAGACCAAGGACTACCGGCTCCTGGTCAACCCGACGGGCCGGTTCGAGATCGGCGGCCCGATGGGTGACGCGGGGCTGACCGGCCGCAAGATCATCATCGACACCTACGGCGGCATGGCCCGCCACGGTGGCGGCGCGTTCTCCGGCAAGGACCCGTCCAAGGTGGACCGCTCCGCCGCGTACGCGATGCGCTGGGTGGCCAAGAACGTGGTGGCCGCCGGCCTGGCGCGCCGCTGCGAGGTGCAGGTCGCGTACGCGATCGGCAAGGCCGCACCGGTCGGCCTGTTCGTGGAGACCTTCGGCACCGAGGCGGTGCCGGTGGAGACCATCCAGGCCGCCGTGGGCACGGTGTTCGACCTGCGCCCGGCCGCGATCATCCGCGACCTGGACCTGCTCCGCCCGATCTACGCCCAGACCGCGGCCTACGGCCACTTCGGCCGCGACCTCCCGGACTTCACCTGGGAGCGGACCGACCGCGTGGACGCGCTCAAGGCCGCCGCGGGCCTCTGA
- the coaBC gene encoding bifunctional phosphopantothenoylcysteine decarboxylase/phosphopantothenate--cysteine ligase CoaBC encodes MSSGPRPRVVLGVAGGIAAYKACELLRRLTESGHEVRVVPTESALHFVGAATWSALSGQPVATGVWDAVHEVPHVRIGQSADVVVVAPATADLLAKAAHGLADDLLTNTLLTARCPVVFAPAMHTEMWEHPATVDNVATLRRRGAIVIEPAVGRLTGKDTGKGRLPDPEQIFQVVRRAVARGVTAPDLVGRHVVVSAGGTREPLDPVRFLGNRSSGKQGYALARTAIARGARVTLIEANTGLPDPAGADVVHVGTAVDLREAVTKAAEDADCVVMAAAVADFRPANRVGGKIKKTDAEPEPIALAKNPDILAEISGDRARAGQVVVGFAAETDDVLANGRAKLARKGCDLLVVNRVGEELTFGTDVNEAVILAADGTETPVPHGPKEDLAEVVWDLVVSRFG; translated from the coding sequence ATGAGTAGCGGACCCCGACCCCGCGTCGTCCTCGGCGTCGCCGGCGGCATCGCCGCGTACAAGGCGTGCGAACTCCTGCGCCGGTTGACCGAGTCGGGCCACGAGGTCCGGGTCGTGCCGACCGAGTCCGCGCTGCACTTCGTCGGTGCGGCCACCTGGTCGGCGCTGTCCGGGCAGCCGGTGGCCACCGGGGTCTGGGACGCGGTGCACGAGGTCCCACACGTACGGATCGGCCAGAGCGCCGACGTCGTCGTGGTCGCGCCCGCCACCGCCGACCTGCTCGCCAAGGCCGCCCACGGGCTGGCCGACGACCTGCTCACCAACACGCTGCTCACCGCGCGATGTCCGGTGGTGTTCGCGCCCGCGATGCACACCGAGATGTGGGAGCACCCGGCCACCGTCGACAACGTGGCGACGCTGCGCCGGCGCGGGGCGATCGTGATCGAGCCCGCGGTGGGCCGGTTGACCGGCAAGGACACCGGCAAGGGCCGACTGCCCGACCCGGAGCAGATCTTCCAGGTGGTCCGGCGCGCCGTGGCCCGCGGCGTCACCGCGCCCGACCTGGTCGGGCGGCACGTGGTGGTCAGCGCCGGCGGCACCCGCGAGCCGCTGGACCCGGTCCGCTTCCTCGGCAACCGCTCGTCCGGCAAGCAGGGGTACGCGCTGGCCCGCACCGCGATCGCCCGCGGCGCGCGGGTGACCCTGATCGAGGCCAACACCGGCCTGCCGGACCCGGCGGGCGCCGACGTGGTGCACGTGGGCACCGCCGTGGATCTGCGCGAGGCCGTGACCAAGGCCGCCGAGGACGCCGACTGCGTGGTGATGGCCGCGGCCGTCGCCGACTTCCGCCCGGCGAACCGGGTGGGCGGCAAGATCAAGAAGACCGACGCGGAGCCGGAGCCGATCGCGCTGGCGAAGAATCCCGACATCCTCGCCGAGATCTCCGGGGACCGGGCCCGGGCCGGCCAGGTGGTGGTCGGCTTCGCCGCGGAGACCGACGACGTACTCGCCAACGGGCGCGCCAAGCTCGCGCGCAAGGGTTGCGACCTGCTCGTGGTCAACCGGGTGGGCGAGGAGTTGACCTTCGGTACGGATGTCAACGAGGCGGTGATCCTGGCCGCCGACGGCACCGAGACGCCCGTTCCGCATGGCCCGAAGGAGGACTTGGCGGAGGTCGTCTGGGATCTCGTCGTGTCCCGTTTCGGCTAG